The following are encoded together in the Thermodesulfobium sp. 4217-1 genome:
- a CDS encoding 4Fe-4S binding protein, whose product MAVTEIPKVTDNVESLVSEVNSDKCSGCGVCLPLCPYSAIGWKDYGEKKRAYIDPALCTGCGVCVAACPSKAITLQGFSTEQIESQIENLTF is encoded by the coding sequence ATGGCGGTAACTGAGATCCCTAAAGTTACAGATAACGTGGAGTCCTTGGTCTCTGAAGTTAATTCTGATAAGTGTAGCGGATGCGGTGTTTGCTTGCCATTATGTCCTTACTCTGCAATTGGTTGGAAGGATTACGGCGAAAAGAAAAGGGCTTACATTGACCCGGCGCTCTGCACTGGGTGCGGAGTATGCGTAGCCGCATGTCCTTCTAAGGCTATAACCTTACAGGGTTTTTCTACTGAGCAAATTGAATCACAAATAGAGAATTTGACTTTTTAA
- a CDS encoding 4Fe-4S dicluster domain-containing protein gives MAEIEVLNISEGEVGFSDEIMKLGAEELLDCIQCAKCAAACPMVLAGFEFFNKRVIQSILIGQKEILLDDSSIWACQACNRCTEVCPRKVEPFGVIMAMRRSAMKEFALPTLAIEGLKSLYDVGHAVYFSNAGENRKKVGLPEKAPTTANNPQALKELRILMNKSTLSSLGIIPMDAGLTDVTCCEV, from the coding sequence GTGGCTGAAATAGAAGTTCTTAATATTTCAGAAGGTGAAGTAGGTTTTTCTGATGAGATAATGAAATTGGGAGCAGAGGAGCTGTTAGATTGTATCCAGTGCGCCAAGTGCGCTGCTGCGTGTCCAATGGTTCTTGCTGGTTTTGAATTTTTTAATAAACGTGTTATCCAATCTATTTTGATAGGTCAGAAAGAAATTTTGCTCGATGACAGCTCTATCTGGGCTTGTCAGGCATGCAATAGATGTACTGAGGTATGTCCAAGAAAGGTAGAGCCTTTCGGCGTAATAATGGCGATGAGGCGTTCTGCAATGAAGGAATTTGCTTTACCAACCCTTGCGATAGAGGGCCTAAAGTCGTTATATGATGTAGGCCACGCTGTATATTTTTCTAACGCGGGAGAAAATAGAAAAAAAGTAGGTTTGCCAGAAAAAGCTCCTACAACCGCGAATAATCCTCAAGCTCTAAAAGAACTAAGGATTCTAATGAACAAGTCAACCCTGTCTTCATTGGGCATTATTCCGATGGATGCGGGACTGACTGATGTCACTTGTTGTGAGGTGTAG
- a CDS encoding CoB--CoM heterodisulfide reductase iron-sulfur subunit B family protein, producing the protein MKVGFFVGCNTAFNRPDLEKAFRYVLPILGVDIDDLDGQSCCPTWGTMPSVDEAGWCALGARNFLISEEKNVDMVTVCGSCYGSLAETKNKLDTKPELREKVNEMLKAIGKEYKGSTKIRLATNFFYNEIGIEKIKSALKYTLEGVTVGVQPGCHSLWPSEAYLEGEKDSFHPVMLRELCEALGASAPYYSRVVDCCGMGGMRSTNVEASFKLVKTKLDSMKNEIKADLLVTGCSSCLIQFDTAQAPMKKDKKIDYEIPSIHYVQLLALCLGADPQQVVGLSTTDMSGILGKLKKIN; encoded by the coding sequence ATGAAAGTAGGTTTTTTTGTAGGTTGTAATACAGCATTCAATAGACCTGATTTAGAAAAAGCATTTCGCTATGTGTTGCCTATTTTAGGCGTTGATATTGACGATCTGGATGGTCAGTCTTGCTGCCCAACATGGGGCACTATGCCTTCTGTAGATGAGGCTGGATGGTGTGCATTAGGGGCACGTAACTTTTTAATATCTGAAGAAAAGAACGTTGATATGGTTACCGTTTGTGGCAGCTGCTATGGCAGTTTGGCAGAAACAAAAAATAAATTGGATACAAAGCCTGAGCTTAGAGAAAAGGTAAACGAGATGCTTAAGGCTATTGGTAAGGAATATAAAGGCTCGACCAAGATTAGGCTTGCTACAAACTTCTTCTACAATGAAATTGGCATTGAGAAGATTAAAAGCGCTTTGAAATATACTTTGGAAGGCGTTACTGTTGGCGTTCAGCCAGGTTGTCACTCTCTGTGGCCAAGTGAAGCTTATTTAGAGGGGGAAAAAGATTCTTTTCACCCTGTCATGCTAAGGGAGCTTTGTGAGGCATTGGGCGCTTCTGCTCCTTATTACAGTCGTGTTGTGGATTGTTGCGGAATGGGAGGTATGCGCTCTACAAACGTTGAGGCATCATTTAAGCTGGTAAAGACGAAACTGGATTCTATGAAGAATGAGATAAAAGCTGATCTTTTGGTTACAGGCTGTAGTTCTTGCCTGATCCAGTTTGATACTGCTCAAGCTCCTATGAAGAAGGATAAAAAGATTGATTATGAGATACCTTCTATTCATTACGTACAACTCTTAGCACTTTGTTTGGGGGCGGATCCACAGCAGGTTGTCGGGCTTAGCACGACAGATATGAGTGGAATTTTAGGAAAGCTGAAGAAGATAAATTAG
- a CDS encoding hydrogenase iron-sulfur subunit, whose protein sequence is MSEWTPNLIVFACNWCTYQGADLAGSLRYDYPSNIKIIRVPCSGRVEPEFVVEAFKRGADGVFIGGCHPGDCHYKEGNYKAIRRFDLLKRILLDMGIETERFQLEWISGSEGKRFAEAMTTFEKNVRELGPCRVKEGV, encoded by the coding sequence ATGAGCGAATGGACACCTAATTTGATCGTTTTTGCGTGTAACTGGTGTACTTATCAGGGGGCAGATCTTGCTGGTAGCTTACGTTATGATTACCCATCCAACATAAAGATTATACGTGTTCCTTGTAGTGGAAGGGTAGAGCCTGAATTTGTAGTGGAGGCTTTTAAAAGGGGTGCTGACGGGGTATTTATTGGAGGTTGCCACCCTGGAGACTGCCACTATAAAGAGGGAAATTATAAGGCTATAAGAAGGTTTGATTTGTTGAAACGCATTCTTCTTGATATGGGGATAGAAACAGAAAGATTTCAGTTAGAATGGATTTCTGGTTCTGAGGGGAAGAGATTTGCAGAGGCTATGACGACTTTTGAGAAAAATGTGAGAGAATTGGGACCCTGTAGGGTAAAGGAGGGAGTGTAA
- a CDS encoding F420-nonreducing hydrogenase, with translation MADKKLRLAVLMAGACGGCDMAIVDISETLVDVLPSLEVVFWAPTVADVKYKDLEAMPDKSIDVGLISGMIRLDEHEHMCKVMRAKCNVIVAYGACAAMGGIPGMANMHTKEEIFQTAYFDTFSTDNPEGVTPQPSYLLDGKYDLTLPTFYPYVRPIQSVIDVDFFLGGCPPHHSVVLNALVAILKGELPPKGSWITNGKAVCDVCVRNPRNTDEKREMVKEVRRTIDGDPDENKCLLQQGYMCLGPITQGDCGALCPKVNIPCAGCGGPIPGVKDFGLRAVSAIASLMDNEDLVNQIPSPVKLFYRYSLPSSMLGKKVKKV, from the coding sequence ATGGCAGACAAAAAGCTTAGATTAGCTGTTTTGATGGCAGGAGCATGTGGTGGCTGTGATATGGCTATAGTAGATATTTCAGAAACGCTTGTAGACGTGCTGCCCTCTCTGGAAGTGGTTTTTTGGGCGCCAACTGTTGCTGACGTAAAATATAAAGATTTAGAGGCTATGCCTGATAAATCAATTGATGTAGGATTGATATCGGGAATGATTCGTTTGGATGAACACGAGCATATGTGTAAGGTTATGAGGGCAAAATGTAATGTAATCGTTGCTTATGGAGCATGTGCTGCTATGGGTGGAATTCCTGGCATGGCCAACATGCACACAAAGGAAGAAATATTCCAGACCGCATACTTTGATACCTTTAGCACCGACAATCCAGAAGGCGTTACTCCACAGCCAAGCTACCTTTTGGATGGGAAGTATGACTTAACCTTGCCTACATTTTATCCTTATGTCAGACCAATCCAGTCAGTCATCGATGTTGATTTCTTTTTAGGTGGATGTCCACCGCATCACTCGGTTGTGCTAAACGCATTGGTTGCGATATTGAAAGGCGAATTGCCTCCTAAGGGTTCCTGGATAACAAATGGTAAGGCTGTTTGCGATGTTTGCGTTAGAAATCCGAGAAATACTGATGAAAAGAGAGAAATGGTAAAGGAAGTTAGAAGAACAATAGACGGTGATCCAGATGAAAATAAATGTTTACTTCAGCAGGGCTATATGTGCCTGGGACCTATTACTCAAGGAGATTGTGGGGCTTTGTGCCCTAAGGTAAACATTCCGTGTGCTGGCTGCGGTGGACCAATTCCAGGGGTGAAAGACTTTGGATTGAGGGCAGTAAGTGCTATTGCCTCATTAATGGATAATGAAGACTTGGTAAACCAAATACCTAGCCCAGTAAAATTATTCTATCGTTATTCGCTCCCGTCATCTATGTTGGGCAAAAAAGTAAAAAAGGTTTAG
- a CDS encoding Ni/Fe hydrogenase subunit alpha translates to MALTKIEINPMTRLEGHGKISMFLDEKGNVDNAFFQVVELRGYERFLQGMPIEEVPRTVSTICGVCRAVHFTASMKASDGVYNVEPTPTARKIREIFFNAHYVEDHAAILYALGFPDFVVGPTANPAERNLIGLVNAVGAETGKLVLRKRYAAVKVLEMLGGKPIHPVAALPGGWSKRVTQDERKEIMALAEEMVELGQLTLKIFGDVVLNNPEYVKLVTGDVYKVVTNYLGSVDENDKVAFYEGTQKFIDTNGKEIARFKGKEYLDYIAERVLPWSYLKMPYMKQKGWKGVVDGPDTSLYSVGPLPRLNVASGMPTPLAQEAYEKMFSVFGHKPVHNIMGYHWARAIELLCAAENIRELAKDETLCNPEVRSKLGPASEGVGIVEAPRGTLIHHYVTDEKGIVEKANIVVATTHNKGPINVAVKRAAQNFIKDGVINEGLLNMVELAYRPYDLCLACATHALPGHDPLQIDIYDHEGKPYKTLKNF, encoded by the coding sequence ATGGCTTTAACAAAGATTGAAATTAATCCTATGACTCGTCTTGAAGGACACGGCAAAATAAGCATGTTCTTAGACGAGAAAGGAAATGTCGATAATGCTTTCTTTCAAGTAGTTGAGCTTAGGGGATATGAGCGTTTCTTGCAGGGAATGCCTATAGAAGAAGTCCCTAGGACAGTTTCAACTATTTGCGGAGTATGTCGTGCAGTGCACTTTACCGCTTCTATGAAAGCATCTGATGGAGTCTACAATGTAGAGCCTACTCCTACTGCTCGTAAGATAAGAGAGATATTCTTCAACGCGCACTATGTAGAAGATCACGCTGCAATATTATATGCCCTTGGTTTTCCTGATTTTGTAGTAGGACCAACAGCTAATCCTGCTGAGAGAAACCTTATAGGCTTAGTCAATGCTGTCGGCGCTGAAACTGGAAAACTGGTCCTAAGGAAGAGGTACGCTGCAGTCAAAGTGCTGGAAATGTTGGGCGGCAAACCTATACACCCAGTAGCTGCTCTTCCAGGAGGCTGGTCGAAGAGGGTAACTCAGGATGAAAGAAAAGAGATAATGGCCTTAGCTGAAGAAATGGTAGAATTAGGCCAGCTAACTTTGAAGATCTTCGGAGATGTTGTACTTAACAATCCTGAATATGTAAAGCTGGTTACGGGAGATGTTTATAAAGTAGTTACTAACTATCTGGGCTCGGTAGATGAGAATGACAAAGTTGCCTTTTATGAAGGCACACAGAAATTTATAGATACAAACGGCAAAGAGATAGCGAGATTTAAAGGTAAGGAATATCTAGACTATATCGCTGAGAGAGTCCTCCCATGGAGCTATCTCAAGATGCCTTATATGAAGCAAAAGGGTTGGAAGGGCGTAGTCGATGGTCCTGATACAAGCCTATATAGCGTTGGACCACTTCCAAGATTGAATGTGGCAAGCGGAATGCCTACTCCTCTTGCTCAGGAAGCTTATGAAAAGATGTTTAGCGTTTTTGGGCACAAACCTGTTCATAATATTATGGGTTATCACTGGGCAAGAGCTATTGAGCTCCTTTGTGCTGCTGAAAACATTCGTGAGTTGGCAAAAGACGAGACTTTGTGCAATCCAGAAGTCAGATCTAAGTTAGGTCCTGCATCAGAAGGAGTAGGGATAGTAGAGGCTCCGAGAGGCACCCTGATACATCACTATGTAACTGATGAAAAAGGCATTGTAGAAAAGGCAAACATTGTGGTAGCTACTACACACAATAAAGGTCCTATAAATGTTGCAGTAAAGCGTGCAGCACAAAACTTCATTAAAGATGGTGTTATCAATGAAGGATTACTCAATATGGTTGAGTTAGCTTACAGACCATACGATCTTTGTCTAGCATGTGCTACCCATGCTCTTCCTGGGCACGATCCTTTGCAGATAGACATTTATGATCATGAAGGCAAACCATATAAGACTTTGAAGAATTTTTAG
- a CDS encoding hydrogenase maturation protease, producing MDFDERSIERRGKTVVLGIGNPVLTDDSVGIKVAKKLEGFVDTHILMTTDFDVLDTLFGYERAIIVDGIRSGDAPGTVKEVSPDDLSHTLTYSGSHNISLPSTLKIGIEILGDDMPKDIRIFTIELLDVDTFSTDCTPMVQKAIEEVVERIQNLVKDSEKCKI from the coding sequence TTGGATTTTGATGAAAGAAGTATTGAAAGAAGAGGCAAAACTGTAGTTTTAGGGATAGGCAATCCTGTATTGACCGATGATTCGGTTGGTATTAAAGTAGCCAAAAAATTAGAGGGATTTGTGGACACACATATCCTGATGACTACTGATTTTGACGTATTAGATACTTTATTTGGTTATGAGAGAGCGATAATTGTAGATGGCATTCGTTCTGGTGATGCTCCTGGTACTGTAAAGGAGGTATCTCCTGATGATTTGTCTCACACTCTCACATACTCAGGGTCTCATAACATTTCTTTGCCATCTACACTGAAGATAGGCATTGAGATTTTAGGCGATGATATGCCTAAAGACATAAGGATTTTTACAATCGAATTGCTCGATGTAGATACTTTTAGCACCGATTGTACTCCTATGGTACAGAAGGCTATTGAAGAGGTGGTTGAAAGAATTCAGAATTTAGTTAAAGATTCTGAGAAGTGTAAAATTTAA